The proteins below come from a single Gimesia alba genomic window:
- a CDS encoding hybrid sensor histidine kinase/response regulator: MESNLSSSRTKIKQFRIDSTQNVKHSLKESAPQDSNTASIKLIIESIPSGVVLCNDGVLFINERADELLGGAEEHSQVFQENLSQLFQLKTRMPATARSKEQSQHAEIWFKRGDSHQHLCEVTLPNNTEQELWLINDITAQRQNERLLHLLSNATSGVTGQEFFKRLVKELADALKLKGVVLVQHRYFNQQIKKLQTIGACINGELIPDFEYDPAGTPCENAIGADSCAIHSGVSKLFPNHKFLVDNRFEAYFSLPMINRMGQVQGHLVLLSDRPIHENLCEIPAIQSYTFRAATELNREQAEKKLQESELRMTLAARGSDIGLWDYNLVTGQVNYDDHWYAMLGYQPGEFLATFDAWKKLVHPEDLPSAMKLLEDYLSGNASSFEAEIRMKHKNGDWKWILTRGKISAVTPQQTPLQVTGTHLDIDDLKRSQQIRLENEARLRIIMDQIPAILWTTDCNNQYTSIVGAGLNQLGIQPNEPVGQAIFDFQDVPDVSENMVAMHERTLKGESVRFEQQLQNTILDIHIEPLRNSDDVIIGCIGLAIDVTVRKKTIEQLNRQRILLQTIFHSVTDAMIVTDRSHNIVMCNESIQIHFRCKEADLLGRPIREIITTGDQFDDEFLRVSYPNSRVLKPFIVEYQRADGTQFQGETIVTPLRRSDNQITGYIQVIRDITDRIQIEEEKDQLHSQMLHSQKLESLGVLAGGIAHDFNNLLLAILGNTNLALMELAGKSPVIENVKNIEIAARHATKICERLLAYSGRRTFVTTTFNLNQIIQETVEILKTIVSPNADIVLELSNEKLLVHGDMGQIEQVVLNLLTNASEAIQNQKETGVIHIRTGMISLNQENSASYFFCENINPGQFVYFEIEDTGSGMDEDCQSKMFDPFFTTKFTGRGLGLAGVSGIIRGHNGGLLVDSAVERGSRFRVILPVATDTEEKIENDSSADTVVPADAGYVLVIDDDKAVCNVVNHVLNRFGFSVMVAHSGSEGIEVYEKNRDGISVILLDMTMPGLSGVETYHLLKEKGIDIPVILTSGLSETDISDQMDGSEFVHFLKKPYKPQKLVNMVSKALLRHQIHDDSSIRFK, translated from the coding sequence ATGGAATCTAATTTAAGTTCATCCCGAACGAAAATAAAACAATTCCGTATCGATTCTACGCAAAACGTAAAGCACTCGCTTAAAGAGTCCGCTCCTCAGGATTCCAATACGGCATCCATTAAATTAATCATCGAAAGCATTCCTTCCGGCGTTGTGTTATGTAACGATGGCGTACTGTTTATTAATGAGCGGGCCGATGAGTTGCTGGGGGGGGCTGAAGAACATTCTCAGGTGTTTCAGGAAAATCTGTCACAGTTATTCCAATTGAAAACTAGAATGCCAGCCACTGCGAGATCAAAAGAACAGTCTCAGCATGCAGAGATCTGGTTCAAGCGCGGTGATAGTCATCAGCATTTATGTGAAGTGACTCTGCCGAACAATACAGAGCAGGAACTCTGGCTGATTAATGATATCACCGCACAAAGACAAAATGAGCGATTGCTGCATTTACTGTCGAATGCAACCAGCGGTGTGACCGGTCAGGAGTTTTTTAAACGTCTGGTAAAGGAACTGGCAGACGCGCTTAAATTAAAGGGAGTTGTCCTGGTTCAGCATCGATACTTTAATCAACAAATCAAAAAGCTTCAGACCATCGGTGCCTGTATAAATGGAGAATTAATCCCTGATTTTGAATATGATCCCGCTGGAACTCCTTGTGAAAATGCAATTGGGGCTGATTCCTGTGCGATTCATAGTGGGGTGTCGAAACTATTTCCCAATCACAAATTTCTGGTTGACAATCGGTTTGAAGCCTATTTCAGTCTGCCGATGATCAATCGAATGGGACAGGTACAAGGCCATCTGGTTTTGTTGAGCGATCGACCGATTCATGAAAATTTGTGTGAAATTCCTGCCATTCAAAGCTATACATTCCGGGCTGCGACAGAGCTGAACCGCGAACAGGCTGAGAAGAAATTGCAGGAAAGTGAACTGCGGATGACTCTGGCGGCACGTGGTTCCGATATCGGGTTGTGGGACTACAACCTGGTAACCGGGCAGGTCAATTATGATGATCACTGGTACGCGATGCTGGGGTATCAACCGGGCGAATTTCTGGCGACTTTTGATGCCTGGAAAAAACTGGTGCATCCCGAAGACTTGCCCTCTGCGATGAAGCTGCTGGAAGATTATCTTTCTGGAAATGCGTCATCATTTGAAGCGGAAATTCGGATGAAGCATAAGAATGGTGACTGGAAATGGATTCTGACGAGAGGAAAGATATCCGCCGTCACTCCCCAGCAGACACCACTTCAGGTCACAGGAACGCACCTTGATATTGACGATCTGAAACGTTCTCAGCAAATCCGCCTGGAAAATGAAGCGCGTTTGCGGATCATTATGGATCAAATCCCAGCCATTCTCTGGACGACTGATTGTAATAATCAGTATACGTCGATTGTCGGTGCGGGGCTCAACCAGTTAGGGATTCAACCTAATGAACCGGTGGGGCAGGCCATTTTTGATTTTCAGGACGTCCCCGATGTATCCGAGAATATGGTGGCCATGCATGAACGGACGTTGAAAGGGGAGTCTGTCCGATTTGAGCAGCAGTTACAAAATACGATTCTGGATATTCATATTGAGCCGTTACGAAACTCAGACGATGTCATCATTGGTTGTATTGGTCTGGCGATCGATGTGACCGTTCGCAAGAAAACAATCGAACAATTAAACCGTCAACGGATTTTATTGCAGACAATTTTCCATTCGGTGACAGATGCGATGATTGTGACCGACCGCAGTCATAACATTGTGATGTGTAATGAATCGATTCAGATCCATTTCCGGTGTAAAGAGGCTGATCTATTGGGCAGGCCGATTCGGGAAATTATTACAACCGGCGATCAATTTGATGATGAGTTTTTGCGTGTGTCTTATCCCAATTCGCGGGTGTTGAAGCCGTTTATCGTTGAGTACCAGCGCGCGGACGGAACCCAGTTTCAGGGTGAGACGATTGTGACTCCGTTACGGCGTTCGGATAATCAAATTACCGGTTATATTCAGGTCATTCGTGATATAACCGATCGCATTCAGATTGAAGAGGAAAAAGACCAGTTACATTCGCAAATGCTGCATTCACAGAAACTGGAAAGTCTGGGGGTTCTTGCCGGGGGAATTGCACACGATTTCAATAATTTGCTGCTGGCAATTTTGGGGAATACGAATCTGGCCCTGATGGAACTGGCAGGCAAATCTCCCGTCATAGAGAATGTGAAGAATATTGAAATTGCCGCGCGGCATGCGACAAAAATCTGCGAGCGTCTCCTGGCCTATTCAGGTCGACGGACGTTCGTGACAACGACCTTCAATTTAAATCAAATCATTCAGGAAACCGTGGAGATCTTAAAGACCATCGTGTCCCCCAATGCGGATATCGTATTGGAATTATCAAATGAGAAATTGCTGGTACACGGTGATATGGGCCAGATTGAACAGGTGGTACTGAACCTGCTGACGAATGCGTCCGAAGCAATTCAGAATCAAAAAGAAACCGGTGTGATTCATATTCGTACCGGGATGATCTCATTGAACCAGGAGAACAGTGCCAGCTACTTCTTCTGTGAGAATATCAACCCCGGTCAATTTGTGTATTTTGAAATCGAAGATACCGGAAGTGGGATGGATGAAGATTGTCAGTCCAAAATGTTCGATCCGTTTTTTACCACGAAATTTACAGGTCGCGGGCTGGGCCTGGCTGGGGTTTCCGGAATCATTCGCGGGCATAATGGCGGGTTGTTAGTCGATTCGGCAGTAGAGCGTGGTTCTCGTTTTCGCGTGATTTTGCCCGTGGCAACTGATACAGAAGAGAAGATTGAAAATGACAGCAGTGCCGATACCGTGGTGCCTGCCGATGCGGGGTATGTGTTGGTGATTGATGATGACAAAGCTGTCTGCAATGTAGTCAATCACGTGTTAAATCGTTTTGGCTTTTCTGTCATGGTGGCTCATTCCGGCAGTGAAGGCATCGAAGTTTATGAGAAAAATCGTGATGGAATCAGCGTGATTCTGCTGGATATGACCATGCCGGGCTTGAGTGGTGTGGAGACGTATCATTTGCTCAAGGAAAAAGGGATTGATATTCCTGTGATCCTGACAAGTGGCCTGAGTGAAACGGATATTTCCGATCAAATGGATGGCTCTGAATTTGTGCACTTCCTGAAAAAACCATATAAGCCACAAAAACTCGTGAATATGGTAAGTAAAGCTTTGTTGCGTCATCAAATTCACGATGATTCTTCAATTCGCTTTAAGTAA